A region from the Nematostella vectensis chromosome 13, jaNemVect1.1, whole genome shotgun sequence genome encodes:
- the LOC5513831 gene encoding uncharacterized protein LOC5513831, whose protein sequence is MKMTTYKESSQFVILLGLIFATQGTPMSQPDRSCKNSTECSSGHDCHPFLHVCFKRLRIVNDPAPKPQNTNCVCKSTEYCHPVLNRCLPKQAPPLPPKNTNRASTPSCTSSSECGSNQYCHVIFKRCLTKHNVPTSAPRGRSLRRCHDNNGCNQGEYCHDVFKFCLEVPTGYSDPATPTPRGECAQNSDCMAGQYCHDIYRVCLTPHNVSNNAVPRKRLLNGGRCDSDSDCLSTEYCFFRPPQRSIIARHRRLCSNALNCPYRARDGEKGFCTRRIVKSSTSCTVESDCEAGMTCLTKLKACMKYRQKGDLCLIQPASFVSPCAPGLMCKPTNKSRLLKGRRLERKLQIPKFIRRMAIVKNLVRKRYQLGRCHDATNAF, encoded by the exons ATGAAGATGACAACATACAAGGAAAGCAGTCAATTCGTTATTTTACTGGGCTTGATTTTTGCTACACAAGGAACGCCTATGAGTCAG CCAGATCGATCTTGCAAGAACAGTACAGAATGTTCTAGTGGCCACGACTGTCATCCATTCCTCCACGTCTGCTTCAAACGCCTCAGAATCGTCAACGACCCCGCCCCCAAGCCACAGAACACGAACTGTGTATGCAAATCAACAGAATACTGCCATCCCGTCCTAAATCGTTGCTTACCAAAACaagccccacccctcccccctaaaaatactaACCGGGCAAGCACCCCGTCATGCACCTCGAGCTCGGAATGCGGAAGTAACCAGTACTGTCACGTGATCTTCAAGAGATGCTTAACAAAACACAATGTGCCTACCTCTGCACCGAGAGGGCGGAGTCTACGTCGTTGTCATGACAACAACGGATGTAATCAGGGGGAGTACTGTCACGATGTTTTCAAGTTTTGTCTAGAGGTCCCAACAGGGTACAGTGATCCCGCCACGCCCACCCCGAGGGGGGAGTGCGCGCAGAACTCGGACTGCATGGCTGGACAATATTGCCATGATATCTACCGTGTCTGTCTAACTCCACATAACGTGTCTAATAACGCAGTTCCGCGGAAAAGGCTTTTGAATGGAGG TCGTTGCGACTCCGATTCCGACTGCTTATCGACCGAATACTGCTTCTTCCGACCTCCACAGCGATCGATAATAGCTCGGCACCGCCGACTATGTAGTAATGCGTTGAATTGTCCGTACCGAGCGCGTGACGGCGAGAAAGGGTTCTGCACGAGGCGAATCGTGAAGTCATCGACGAGTTGCACGGTGGAGAGCGACTGTGAGGCAGGGATGACATGCTTGACGAAGCTGAAGGCTTGCATGAAGTACAGGCAGAAAGGGGACTTATGTCTTATTCAG CCGGCTTCCTTCGTGAGCCCTTGTGCGCCTGGTCTGATGTGCAAGCCGACAAACAAAAGTCGACTTCTAAAAGGGCGACGTCTCGAGAGAAAGTTACAAATTCCTAAGTTCATCCGTAGAATGGCGATAGTCAAGAACCTTGTCCGCAAGCGTTACCAGCTAGGCAGATGCCACGATGCTACCAACGCATTCTAG